In Candidatus Flexicrinis affinis, the following proteins share a genomic window:
- a CDS encoding ABC transporter permease yields MRYLTQRAIAFVPTLIGVSILIFFAIRLVPGDAIVAMLGTEAGMLTQTQRESLEVYFGLDKPPVEQYFSWMGGVVTGNLGLSVRHGQPVLNLILARFPVTLQLAVMALSIALLIGLPIGILSAIRHNSAVDLFGRLLALLGLATPNFLLGSLIIVVLSVVFKILPNSGDFTPLHEDPGKNLSQLIFPAFTLGFSFSASVMRTTRSAMLEVMGQDYIRTARGKGLAGGVVVRRHALRNALIPVITIIGVELGYLLGGAVIIEEIFALPGIGRLVYNAISQRDYALVQGVALFVAFNFVVINLITDLLYAAADPRISYGQHA; encoded by the coding sequence ATTCGCTATTTGACCCAACGCGCGATCGCCTTTGTGCCAACCCTGATCGGCGTGTCGATCCTGATCTTCTTCGCGATTCGGCTCGTCCCCGGCGACGCCATCGTGGCGATGCTCGGCACCGAAGCCGGTATGCTGACGCAGACTCAGCGCGAGTCGCTCGAGGTCTACTTTGGCCTCGACAAGCCGCCCGTGGAACAGTACTTCTCGTGGATGGGCGGCGTCGTGACCGGCAACCTCGGCCTGTCGGTGCGCCACGGCCAACCGGTGCTCAACCTGATCCTCGCGCGCTTCCCGGTCACGCTGCAATTGGCGGTGATGGCTTTGTCGATTGCACTCCTGATCGGCCTGCCTATCGGGATTCTATCGGCCATTCGGCACAACTCGGCGGTCGACCTGTTCGGGCGTCTGCTTGCGCTGCTGGGGCTGGCCACGCCGAACTTTCTGCTCGGCTCGCTGATCATCGTCGTGCTGTCGGTCGTGTTCAAGATCCTGCCCAATTCCGGTGACTTTACGCCGCTGCACGAAGACCCCGGCAAGAACCTCAGTCAGCTGATCTTCCCGGCGTTCACGCTCGGCTTTTCGTTCTCGGCGTCGGTGATGCGCACGACGCGCTCGGCCATGCTCGAAGTGATGGGACAGGACTACATCCGCACCGCCCGCGGTAAGGGGCTGGCGGGCGGCGTGGTCGTGCGGCGGCATGCGCTGCGCAACGCGCTCATCCCGGTCATTACGATCATCGGCGTCGAGCTGGGCTACCTGCTCGGCGGCGCGGTCATCATCGAAGAAATCTTCGCGCTGCCGGGGATCGGGCGGCTCGTCTACAACGCCATCTCGCAGCGGGACTACGCGCTGGTGCAGGGCGTGGCGCTGTTTGTCGCCTTCAACTTCGTCGTCATCAACCTGATCACCGACCTGCTGTACGCAGCCGCCGACCCCCGGATTTCGTATGGACAGCATGCCTAA
- a CDS encoding GNAT family N-acetyltransferase, whose amino-acid sequence MSFRPMTHKDAELLAGWIPQVPLWQRYGLTSERAFSLLLGGLDAGDVLPVAVLEGDWIPAGFAWVLPRGAFGRSPYLRWFGIRPGLHGQGLGSSLLAHVELLAAEHGRELFLLAADFNIEAQRFYIRHGYVQAGTLPDYVVPGVGELLYFKRLEARAEPDNTTSTSE is encoded by the coding sequence GTGTCGTTCCGCCCCATGACCCACAAGGACGCCGAGTTGCTCGCCGGATGGATCCCGCAGGTGCCGCTGTGGCAGCGCTACGGGCTGACCAGCGAGCGTGCGTTTTCGCTGCTGCTCGGCGGGCTGGACGCGGGCGACGTGCTGCCGGTCGCGGTCCTCGAAGGCGACTGGATCCCGGCCGGGTTCGCGTGGGTGCTGCCGCGCGGGGCGTTCGGGCGCAGTCCGTACCTGCGCTGGTTCGGCATCCGGCCCGGCCTGCACGGGCAGGGGCTGGGGAGTTCACTGCTGGCGCACGTCGAGCTGCTGGCGGCGGAGCATGGGCGTGAGCTGTTCCTGCTGGCCGCCGACTTCAACATCGAGGCGCAGCGCTTCTACATCCGCCACGGCTACGTGCAGGCCGGCACCCTGCCCGACTATGTGGTCCCCGGCGTGGGGGAATTGCTATACTTCAAGCGATTGGAGGCCCGTGCGGAACCGGACAACACGACATCGACCTCTGAGTAG
- a CDS encoding anhydro-N-acetylmuramic acid kinase, whose translation MKVIGLMSGTSADAIDAALCEIDGAPPKLEARTLHAITYPYPDGFQARILEGCLPEHSRVDTLCQLNFDMGELFAKAALAVIEAAGLTPLDVDLIGSHGQTVWHMVQPGGAVSATLQITEGAVIAERTGITTVNNFRTRDVAAGGQGAPLTGYADWLLLRHPTAWRAIQNIGGIGNVTFLPPLSDTRSVPVAFDTGPGNALIDGAVAYMTGGREAFDRDGQRALRGHLDEDWLQDLSAHPYYAQKPPKTTGRELFGAVMAAELVQAGRAKGMNDDSIVATITGLTAASIADAYIRYGPTRPEEVILGGGGARNPALMSLLQTLLPGSRVLTHEDVGLDSDNKEAVVFALLAHETWHNRPGNLPSLTGADHPAVLGQITPGANYAALIRRTWC comes from the coding sequence ATGAAAGTCATTGGTTTGATGTCCGGCACGTCGGCAGACGCGATCGACGCGGCGCTGTGCGAGATCGACGGCGCACCGCCCAAGCTCGAGGCGCGCACGCTCCACGCCATCACCTACCCGTATCCGGACGGCTTTCAGGCGCGGATTCTGGAAGGCTGCCTGCCGGAGCACAGCCGCGTCGATACGCTCTGCCAGCTCAATTTCGACATGGGCGAGCTGTTCGCGAAGGCCGCGCTGGCAGTGATCGAGGCGGCCGGCCTGACCCCGCTGGACGTCGACCTGATCGGCTCGCACGGGCAGACGGTGTGGCACATGGTCCAGCCCGGCGGCGCGGTGAGCGCGACCCTGCAAATCACCGAAGGCGCGGTGATCGCCGAGCGCACCGGCATCACGACGGTCAACAACTTCCGCACGCGTGACGTCGCCGCCGGCGGGCAGGGCGCGCCGCTGACCGGCTACGCCGATTGGCTGCTGCTGCGGCACCCGACGGCCTGGCGCGCGATCCAGAACATCGGCGGCATCGGCAACGTGACATTCCTGCCGCCGCTGAGCGATACGCGCAGCGTGCCGGTCGCCTTCGACACCGGCCCCGGCAACGCGCTGATCGATGGCGCGGTGGCGTACATGACCGGAGGGCGCGAGGCCTTCGACCGTGACGGTCAGCGCGCGCTGCGCGGGCATCTCGACGAGGATTGGCTGCAAGACCTGAGCGCGCATCCGTACTACGCGCAGAAGCCGCCCAAGACGACCGGGCGCGAGTTGTTCGGCGCGGTAATGGCAGCGGAGTTGGTGCAGGCCGGACGAGCCAAAGGCATGAATGACGACAGTATCGTCGCCACGATCACCGGACTGACGGCGGCCAGCATTGCGGACGCGTACATCCGCTACGGCCCGACCCGGCCGGAGGAGGTGATCCTCGGCGGAGGCGGAGCGCGCAACCCTGCGCTGATGAGTCTGCTGCAAACGCTGCTGCCGGGGTCGCGCGTGCTGACTCACGAGGATGTCGGGCTGGACAGCGACAACAAGGAAGCGGTGGTGTTCGCGCTGCTGGCGCACGAGACGTGGCACAACCGGCCCGGCAACCTGCCCTCGCTGACCGGTGCGGATCACCCCGCTGTGCTCGGCCAGATCACGCCCGGGGCGAACTACGCGGCGTTGATCCGCCGGACTTGGTGTTGA
- a CDS encoding helix-turn-helix domain-containing protein, producing MSDNEWVSLRRAAELLGVHPATVRNWADKGDLPSRRTPGGHRRFRVSDLQRQMQADSELQPIEIQVILQSALGQARLQVGDGDLANVPWYRAMRDETRQHMRVQGRALLEELRAFLAAGSPDSGLSRAIEMGKQYAVSLIEDGLTLPQAVRGFLFFSDFVINSVLTWSELTAPRSPIEWAALLRHVNTFMNTMLLSIIEYYQED from the coding sequence ATGAGCGACAACGAGTGGGTGAGCCTGCGCCGCGCGGCCGAGCTTCTCGGCGTACATCCCGCGACTGTCCGCAATTGGGCGGACAAGGGCGACCTGCCGTCGCGCCGCACGCCGGGCGGGCACCGCCGCTTTCGCGTGTCCGATCTGCAGCGCCAGATGCAAGCGGACAGCGAACTGCAGCCCATCGAAATTCAGGTCATCCTGCAAAGCGCGCTGGGGCAGGCGCGCCTACAGGTCGGGGATGGCGATTTGGCGAACGTGCCGTGGTACCGCGCCATGCGCGACGAGACCCGCCAGCACATGCGTGTGCAAGGCCGCGCCCTGCTGGAAGAACTGCGCGCGTTTCTCGCCGCCGGATCGCCGGACAGCGGCCTCAGCCGCGCCATCGAGATGGGCAAGCAGTATGCCGTCTCGCTGATCGAGGACGGTTTGACACTGCCTCAAGCCGTGCGCGGATTCCTGTTCTTCAGCGACTTTGTCATCAACTCCGTGCTGACGTGGTCGGAACTGACTGCGCCGCGCAGCCCGATCGAATGGGCCGCGCTGCTGCGCCATGTCAACACGTTCATGAACACGATGCTGTTGTCGATCATCGAATACTATCAGGAAGACTGA
- a CDS encoding response regulator, which produces MTTRVLYIEDEPNNRLLVKRLFSMLAPEITYLESDNAQTGIELAIAEPPHLILMDISMPDMDGLTATAQIRKLDAIRHVPIVALTANAMEGDRERFIAAGCDGYISKPIDIDTFVDTVRGFLKRAEPVQAANASQNGGAD; this is translated from the coding sequence ATGACCACCCGTGTCTTATATATCGAGGACGAGCCGAACAACCGATTGCTGGTCAAGCGGTTGTTCTCGATGCTTGCGCCTGAGATCACATATCTCGAGAGCGACAACGCGCAAACCGGCATCGAGCTGGCGATTGCCGAGCCTCCTCATTTGATCCTCATGGACATCAGCATGCCGGATATGGACGGCCTCACGGCGACTGCCCAAATCCGCAAGCTTGACGCTATTCGCCATGTTCCCATCGTTGCGCTGACAGCCAACGCTATGGAAGGCGACCGCGAGCGATTTATCGCTGCCGGATGCGACGGATACATCAGCAAACCCATCGACATTGACACATTCGTCGACACTGTACGAGGCTTTCTCAAGCGCGCGGAGCCCGTGCAGGCAGCTAACGCATCGCAGAACGGGGGTGCCGATTGA
- a CDS encoding DUF3291 domain-containing protein gives MSSGYHIAQINIARLIEEIDSPRMATFFARIDEINALAERTPGFVWRLKGDDGNAMAIRVFDDNMLVINMSVWESIDALYNYTYFSDHAEVYRRRAEWFPKLGAQHLAMWWVEAGHIPTPAEAKDRLAHIEAHGPTPTAFTFKQRFDPPNS, from the coding sequence ATGAGCAGCGGCTATCACATCGCGCAGATCAACATCGCGCGGCTGATCGAGGAGATCGATTCGCCGCGCATGGCGACATTCTTTGCCCGCATCGACGAGATCAACGCGCTGGCCGAGCGCACGCCGGGGTTTGTGTGGCGGCTCAAGGGCGACGACGGCAACGCCATGGCGATCCGCGTGTTCGACGACAACATGCTCGTCATCAACATGTCGGTGTGGGAGTCGATCGACGCGCTGTACAACTACACGTACTTCAGCGATCACGCGGAGGTCTACCGCCGCCGTGCCGAGTGGTTCCCCAAGCTCGGCGCGCAGCATCTGGCGATGTGGTGGGTCGAAGCGGGTCACATCCCGACGCCGGCGGAGGCCAAAGACCGGCTCGCCCACATCGAAGCGCACGGCCCGACGCCGACCGCCTTTACGTTCAAGCAGCGATTCGATCCGCCCAACAGCTAG
- a CDS encoding response regulator yields the protein MVEERKVVDPTEAHVLVVEDTVPNFMLIARMLNHMGIRRCEWKTSGWQVVQYAEMLPRVDLILLDIRLPYNDGYAVLDKVRQNPKLKNTVVCAVTAEASEEQMRRAQKAGFNGFLGKPLDPDRFPTQIRRLLNGEPVWEWQ from the coding sequence ATGGTTGAAGAGCGCAAGGTGGTGGATCCCACTGAGGCGCACGTCCTCGTCGTGGAGGATACGGTGCCGAACTTCATGCTGATTGCGCGTATGCTCAATCACATGGGGATTCGCCGCTGCGAATGGAAAACCTCAGGCTGGCAGGTCGTCCAGTACGCGGAGATGCTTCCCCGCGTCGATCTGATTCTATTGGATATTCGACTGCCGTATAATGACGGTTATGCGGTGCTCGACAAAGTGCGTCAAAACCCGAAGCTCAAGAACACGGTGGTGTGTGCTGTGACCGCCGAAGCCAGCGAAGAACAAATGCGTCGGGCGCAGAAGGCCGGCTTCAACGGGTTTCTCGGCAAACCACTGGATCCCGACCGTTTCCCCACCCAGATTCGGCGTCTTCTGAACGGTGAACCCGTGTGGGAATGGCAGTAG
- a CDS encoding ABC transporter permease, translated as MPKPPSTFARLLRNRSGLVGLLLVVVYVAVGVLGLLGTTPYPVNEQHVRDRLTGPSETYAFGTDLFGRDVFSRLMKGAANSLQVAVLSVAIATLVGTAIGTVSGYIGGLFDNVVMRIMDVFFALPALLLALVIVSVFGPGGGTTVVAIGIVYTPIFARVSRGPVLAVKEMEFIMAARCLGLSNLRIMLRHVLPNTLAPLIVQVSLALSWSLLTEAGLSFLGLGTQPPEPSWGVMLSEGRALAEMAPWLMIFPALAIMLGVLGFNLLGDGLRDVLDPRLRGVKA; from the coding sequence ATGCCTAAGCCGCCCTCGACGTTCGCGCGCCTGCTGCGCAACCGCAGCGGACTGGTCGGACTGCTGCTGGTCGTCGTCTATGTGGCGGTCGGTGTGTTGGGACTGCTCGGCACGACTCCCTATCCGGTCAACGAGCAGCACGTCCGCGACCGGCTGACCGGCCCCAGCGAGACGTACGCCTTCGGCACCGACTTGTTCGGCCGCGATGTGTTCAGCCGCTTGATGAAAGGCGCGGCGAATTCGCTGCAAGTCGCCGTGCTCTCGGTGGCGATCGCCACGCTGGTTGGCACCGCTATCGGCACCGTCAGCGGCTATATCGGTGGCCTGTTCGACAACGTCGTGATGCGCATCATGGACGTGTTCTTCGCGCTGCCTGCGCTGCTGCTGGCGCTCGTGATCGTCAGCGTGTTCGGGCCGGGGGGCGGCACGACGGTGGTCGCCATTGGCATCGTCTACACGCCGATCTTCGCGCGCGTGTCGCGCGGGCCGGTGCTGGCTGTCAAGGAGATGGAATTCATCATGGCGGCGCGCTGTTTGGGGCTGTCGAACCTGCGCATCATGCTGCGCCACGTGCTGCCCAACACCCTCGCCCCGCTGATCGTGCAGGTCAGCCTCGCGCTGTCGTGGTCGCTGCTGACCGAGGCGGGCCTGAGCTTTCTCGGCCTCGGCACGCAACCGCCCGAGCCGTCGTGGGGCGTGATGCTCAGCGAGGGCCGCGCGCTGGCCGAGATGGCGCCGTGGCTGATGATTTTCCCGGCGCTGGCGATCATGCTCGGCGTGCTGGGGTTCAACCTGCTCGGCGATGGCCTGCGCGACGTGCTTGACCCGCGCCTGCGCGGCGTAAAAGCCTAA
- a CDS encoding peptidylprolyl isomerase — translation MAIDPKKNYTAEFVTNKGTFQIQLFADRAPITVNNFVFLAREGFYDGITFHRVIANFMIQGGDPTGTGRGGPGYRFNDEAGSLQIRHGTGVLSMANAGPNTNGSQFFITHSPQPHLDGKHGVFGQIMGDGMTVVNAIRQGDKIESVTITEA, via the coding sequence ATGGCGATCGACCCCAAGAAGAATTACACCGCCGAGTTCGTGACCAACAAGGGCACGTTTCAAATTCAACTGTTCGCCGACCGCGCCCCGATCACCGTCAACAACTTCGTGTTTCTCGCGCGCGAAGGGTTTTACGACGGGATTACCTTCCACCGCGTCATCGCCAACTTCATGATTCAGGGCGGCGACCCGACCGGCACCGGGCGCGGCGGCCCCGGGTACCGGTTCAACGACGAGGCCGGCTCGCTCCAGATTCGCCACGGGACCGGCGTCTTGAGCATGGCGAACGCCGGGCCGAACACCAACGGCTCGCAGTTCTTCATCACGCATTCGCCCCAGCCCCATCTCGACGGCAAGCACGGCGTGTTCGGGCAGATCATGGGCGACGGCATGACGGTCGTCAACGCCATCCGTCAGGGCGACAAGATCGAGTCGGTGACGATCACCGAGGCTTAG
- a CDS encoding DNA-protecting protein DprA, which translates to MADAAWVALSVIRGLGGKTLRALIDRFGAPDAILGASASDLRRVRGIGPALSAAITAVDLPEVERALARWQDRGVRIVASDDPEYPAALRTLDDAPPTLFIRGHWPCLTERAVAIVGTRTASPDALALAQRVAGDLAEQGVTVVSGLALGIDSAAHIGALATTRGVTAAVLGSGLLDIYPPQNAGLAAAIERRGALVCEIRPDSRVNTPALVARNRIISGLSQCVLVVQTDADGGALHAARAAIAQGRRVCFVDDPLGNADTGRGIDALRELGADPLPPGLSIDALLG; encoded by the coding sequence GTGGCCGACGCCGCGTGGGTGGCCCTGAGCGTCATTCGCGGCCTCGGGGGTAAGACGCTGCGTGCGCTGATCGACCGTTTCGGCGCGCCCGACGCGATCCTCGGCGCGTCGGCCAGCGATCTGCGCCGCGTACGCGGAATCGGCCCAGCGCTCAGCGCGGCAATCACCGCCGTCGACCTGCCGGAAGTCGAGCGCGCGCTGGCACGCTGGCAGGATCGCGGCGTCCGCATTGTGGCATCGGACGACCCTGAGTACCCCGCTGCGCTTCGTACACTCGACGACGCTCCACCAACATTATTCATCAGAGGCCATTGGCCGTGCCTGACCGAACGCGCTGTCGCCATCGTAGGGACGCGCACCGCCTCCCCCGACGCGCTCGCGCTCGCCCAACGCGTTGCCGGCGATCTGGCGGAACAGGGGGTCACGGTCGTCAGCGGGCTGGCGCTCGGTATCGACTCGGCCGCGCACATCGGGGCACTTGCGACGACCCGCGGCGTCACCGCGGCGGTGCTGGGCAGCGGACTGCTCGACATCTATCCGCCGCAGAACGCAGGACTCGCCGCCGCGATTGAACGGCGCGGGGCGCTCGTGTGCGAAATCCGGCCGGATTCACGCGTGAATACGCCGGCGCTCGTCGCGCGAAACCGCATCATCAGCGGGCTGAGCCAATGCGTCCTCGTCGTGCAGACCGACGCTGACGGCGGGGCACTGCACGCCGCCCGTGCGGCGATTGCGCAAGGGCGGCGCGTGTGCTTCGTGGACGATCCGCTGGGCAACGCCGACACCGGGCGCGGCATCGACGCGCTGCGTGAACTGGGTGCCGATCCCCTGCCGCCCGGCCTGTCGATCGATGCCCTGCTGGGCTAA
- a CDS encoding ABC transporter substrate-binding protein, which translates to MRKAFLALVLIALVALAISPVAAQGNVLVMARAADTTGLDPHTQTAFASFRLLELIYEPLVNLDADLNVIPALAESWDFAEDGMTLSFALRQGVTFHNGADFTSADVAATFARILDEATGAAARANYLNIASIDTPDDYTVVFNLSAPDVPLLAALATTNAAIVDSADIESGAVATVANGTGPFVLDNWTPEETTTLSANETWWGDGPNVDGIEIRIIPDEASILAALRAGTIDFALLNDPLVATLLIGDANVQLNRVPAIAYHVLQLRAAVEPLDKLEVRQAISCAIDRQEVLDTASLGEGIVTGPLTMAAFALPTDELFCYEKDLDKARELMTAAGVDGFTLKVIAANAEPPTALSEAQSIQAQLAEIGITVEIESLELSVYVDRWLAGDFEAAVALNGGRPDPYTMYSRYWQTSGNLNNVAGYIDETLDDLMARGRTETDPEARYEIFAEFQRHLTEMAPWVWLYTGYEYTAQLPVVQGFVPYPTDSLISLAQVTLSR; encoded by the coding sequence ATGCGTAAAGCGTTTCTCGCCCTCGTTTTGATCGCCCTCGTGGCGCTGGCGATTTCGCCGGTGGCTGCGCAGGGCAACGTGCTGGTGATGGCCCGCGCCGCGGACACCACCGGCCTCGACCCGCACACCCAGACCGCGTTCGCGTCGTTCCGCCTGTTGGAGCTGATCTACGAACCGCTCGTCAACCTCGACGCTGACCTTAACGTCATCCCGGCGCTGGCCGAAAGCTGGGACTTCGCCGAAGACGGCATGACGCTGTCCTTCGCGCTGCGCCAAGGCGTGACGTTCCACAACGGCGCCGACTTCACATCAGCCGATGTCGCGGCGACGTTCGCCCGCATCCTCGATGAGGCCACCGGCGCCGCTGCCCGTGCCAACTACCTGAACATCGCGTCGATCGACACGCCGGACGACTACACGGTTGTCTTCAACCTGTCGGCGCCGGACGTGCCGCTGTTGGCCGCGCTGGCGACCACCAACGCCGCTATCGTCGACAGCGCCGATATCGAGAGCGGCGCGGTCGCCACGGTCGCCAACGGCACCGGCCCGTTCGTCCTCGACAACTGGACGCCGGAAGAGACCACCACGCTCAGCGCCAACGAGACCTGGTGGGGCGACGGCCCGAACGTCGACGGCATCGAAATCCGCATCATCCCGGATGAGGCGTCGATCCTCGCGGCCCTGCGCGCCGGCACCATCGACTTCGCGCTGCTCAACGACCCGCTCGTGGCGACGCTGTTGATCGGCGACGCCAACGTGCAGCTCAACCGCGTGCCGGCTATCGCCTACCACGTGCTGCAGCTCCGCGCCGCCGTCGAACCGCTGGACAAGCTGGAAGTCCGTCAGGCGATCAGCTGTGCCATCGACCGGCAGGAAGTGCTCGACACCGCGTCGCTGGGCGAAGGGATCGTGACCGGCCCGCTGACGATGGCCGCATTTGCGCTGCCGACCGACGAGCTGTTCTGCTACGAGAAAGACCTCGACAAGGCCCGTGAACTGATGACTGCGGCCGGGGTCGACGGCTTCACCCTCAAGGTGATCGCCGCCAACGCCGAGCCGCCCACCGCCCTCAGCGAGGCGCAGAGCATTCAGGCGCAGTTGGCCGAGATCGGCATCACCGTCGAGATCGAGTCGCTGGAACTGAGCGTGTACGTCGACCGCTGGCTGGCTGGCGACTTCGAGGCCGCGGTGGCGCTCAACGGCGGCCGCCCCGACCCGTACACGATGTACTCGCGCTACTGGCAGACGTCCGGCAACCTGAACAACGTCGCCGGCTACATCGACGAGACGCTCGACGACCTGATGGCGCGCGGCCGCACCGAGACCGATCCGGAAGCCCGCTACGAAATCTTCGCCGAGTTCCAGCGTCACCTGACCGAGATGGCGCCGTGGGTGTGGCTGTACACCGGCTACGAATACACTGCGCAGCTGCCGGTCGTGCAGGGCTTCGTGCCGTACCCGACCGACTCGCTGATCTCGCTGGCACAGGTCACCCTGAGCCGCTAG
- a CDS encoding glycosyltransferase family 39 protein, whose product MIRRLDRWALAAAALGIVLALPILTYPMGRDQGMYANIAQSIRAGGLPYIDMWDIKPPAIYYLYATGFSVFGASPLTVRLLDLIAIPLALPALFGLTDSAAGRRAARWAMLLFPVFYFTETFASLSQSDSLVLLPMMWAAWAAHRASKAPPATRRALGFALLSGALCAAVMWFKHYYALFAAALAVAHLAARIAVRVSPGRIVREAAAFAVGGLAVGLPVLLYFVATGIFDEMLIVASGTSQYNAQAFSSLSAFWDQMGNYVAFRWWHWGPLLVLASTLPLTLLLPRRQPARMTTLIGLWLVSGIVFVVIQAKGFDTHWLPILPPLTILAALALDRWLSAAQRIDRRLAYAIGGAGGALFAGILAKDTWVRAWPYISGEQGVRGYWRQFQAGDLNAWDSLQMARWLEERTTPSDTVYIFGFRPEVAFLAQLRPATRFQAQFPLVGDRYPQAWKQENVDTLWAALPPYVIVLRADYMPWVTGSDDDSNVILATQYPALSDWLAYNYERDIELGNFLVWKRRGDS is encoded by the coding sequence GTGATCCGCCGACTTGACCGTTGGGCGTTGGCGGCCGCGGCGCTGGGCATCGTGCTCGCGCTGCCGATCCTGACCTACCCGATGGGCCGCGATCAAGGCATGTACGCCAACATCGCGCAGAGCATCCGCGCCGGTGGCTTGCCCTACATTGATATGTGGGACATCAAGCCGCCGGCGATTTATTACCTTTACGCCACCGGATTCAGCGTGTTTGGCGCGTCTCCGCTGACTGTGCGCCTGCTCGACCTGATCGCCATACCGCTGGCGCTGCCGGCGTTGTTCGGCCTCACCGACTCGGCAGCGGGCCGGCGCGCGGCGCGCTGGGCAATGCTGCTGTTCCCCGTATTTTACTTCACCGAGACGTTCGCCAGCCTGAGTCAAAGCGACTCCTTGGTGCTGCTGCCGATGATGTGGGCCGCGTGGGCGGCGCACCGCGCGTCGAAAGCCCCGCCGGCCACCCGCCGCGCGCTCGGATTCGCGCTGCTCAGCGGCGCGTTGTGCGCGGCCGTGATGTGGTTCAAACACTATTACGCGCTCTTTGCGGCGGCGCTGGCCGTGGCGCATCTCGCGGCGCGGATCGCCGTGCGGGTTTCTCCGGGGCGTATCGTTCGCGAAGCGGCGGCGTTCGCGGTCGGCGGGTTGGCCGTCGGCCTGCCGGTCCTGCTGTATTTTGTGGCCACTGGCATCTTCGACGAAATGCTGATCGTCGCTAGCGGCACGTCGCAGTACAACGCGCAGGCGTTCTCGAGCTTGTCGGCGTTCTGGGATCAGATGGGTAATTACGTGGCGTTCCGCTGGTGGCACTGGGGGCCGCTGCTCGTGCTGGCCTCTACGCTTCCGCTGACGCTGCTGCTGCCCCGACGCCAACCTGCGCGCATGACGACGCTGATCGGCCTGTGGCTGGTGTCCGGCATCGTATTCGTCGTGATTCAGGCCAAGGGGTTCGACACGCATTGGCTGCCGATCCTCCCGCCGCTGACGATCCTCGCCGCGCTGGCGCTCGACCGCTGGCTGTCGGCGGCGCAGCGTATCGACCGCAGATTGGCGTATGCGATCGGCGGCGCGGGGGGTGCCCTGTTCGCCGGCATCCTCGCCAAAGACACGTGGGTGCGGGCGTGGCCGTACATCTCCGGCGAACAGGGCGTGCGCGGCTACTGGCGGCAGTTTCAGGCGGGCGACCTGAACGCATGGGACTCGCTGCAGATGGCGCGCTGGCTCGAAGAGCGCACCACCCCCAGCGACACGGTGTACATCTTCGGCTTCCGGCCTGAGGTCGCGTTTCTCGCCCAACTGCGCCCCGCGACGCGCTTTCAGGCGCAGTTTCCGCTGGTGGGAGACCGCTACCCGCAGGCATGGAAGCAGGAGAACGTCGATACGCTGTGGGCGGCGCTTCCGCCGTACGTGATCGTGCTGCGCGCCGATTATATGCCGTGGGTCACCGGCAGCGACGACGACTCGAATGTGATCCTTGCGACGCAATACCCCGCGCTTTCCGATTGGCTCGCATATAATTACGAACGGGACATTGAACTGGGCAATTTCCTCGTTTGGAAGCGTAGGGGGGATTCATGA
- a CDS encoding cold-shock protein: MANRTNGTVKWFNGEKGFGFISQDGGEDLFVHYSEIQSSGFRTLEEGAKVEFEITQGRKGMQASAVTVVNS, translated from the coding sequence ATGGCAAATCGTACGAATGGTACCGTGAAGTGGTTCAATGGGGAAAAGGGCTTCGGCTTCATTTCCCAGGACGGTGGCGAAGACCTGTTCGTCCACTACTCCGAGATCCAGAGCAGCGGCTTCCGCACCCTTGAAGAGGGCGCTAAGGTCGAGTTCGAGATCACGCAGGGCCGGAAGGGCATGCAGGCGAGCGCTGTCACGGTCGTGAACAGCTAG